Below is a window of Hydrogenimonas sp. SS33 DNA.
ACGGCAGCCGGTACTGGGGATTGAAAACCTATGAACAAACTGTCAACGGCGGCATCGACACCGTTAAGTTTATAGACGGAATTACACCGGATGATATCGTTGTGCGAACAGAAGGAGACGATATTGTTATCGCATTGAGTGAAGCCGGAAAAAGTTTTGATGAACTTGCCAACAAACTTCGCATTGAAAAGTTTTTCGAAAAAGATCATGCCGTTGAAAAGTATGCCTTTAGCGACGGAACCCTTTTGGACAACAACCAAATTTTAGAATATCTTTTCAGTGACGGAGATGACGAAGTCACTTTTGTCGGAAACAGTAATAGAAACATTCATGCGAAATCGGGTGACGACACCGTCCTGTTTGGAGACGGAGATGATGTCGCCCATGGGGATGACGGAGATGATACGCTTACGGGCAATGGCGGCAGAGACACCCTTTACGGCGACGGGGGCAATGATACACTTTTCGGAAATAGCGGAAATGACAAACTTTTCGGTGGAGCCGGAGACGATGTGCTTCACGGCGGAAGCGGAGATGATACTTACATTTTTGACAAAGGCGACGGAAAAGATCTGATTGTAGAGACAATCGGCAATGATGCAATACAGTTTGGAGAGGGCATCTCCCTCGATGATATTGCTGTTTTGGCGGATACAAATGATTTGACTTTGGGACTGAAAGAGGCGGGTAAAGAGACCGCCGAACTTCAGGACACAATCAGATTGCAAAATTGGCTCAACGGCAACAGTGTCGAAAAATTACTTTTTTCCGATGGCACAAGCGTCACTATCAATTCATTGGTTAAACCAACGATAAAAGAGATGACAGTAAATCTGGAGGAGGACAAAACTGTTACTGATAAAATTGAAGCCGGCGGTTATGGCTCTCTTTCCTACAGTATCGTTGATGACGCCGAAAACGGCACATTCGTTCTGCAAAATGACGGAACATGGAGCTATACCCCGAACCAGGACTACAACGGGAATGATGCGGTAACCGTCAAGGTGACCAATGAATACGGTTTCAGCGCCACCGCGACCATAGACCTTGCCGTTGAAGCTGTCAACGATTCGCCGGTCATCGAAAAGATCACACCTGTTTTGACGCATGAAGATGCGGCGGTAGTGACAGGAAAGATTGAATCGTACGACCCGGATGAGAATGCAACGGCAAGCTACGCTACAGCGGCAACAGTCGCAGGTTTTGCGCTCAATGCTGACGGAAGCTACAGCTTCGATCCGGCCGATGCCGCATATCAATCTTTGTCAAAAGATGAAGTCAAGAAGATTGTCATCGCTGTAACCGTGACCGATGACCAGGGAGCGACTGACACAAAAGATCTGCTCATCACCCTTGTCGGCACAAACGATATACCGACCGTGACGACGACATCCCAATCTTTTGTGTTGAAAAACACGCGCAGCATCGACGGTACAACGACTGCCGGCGATGTCGACAACGGCGACACACTCAGCTACTCCGTAGCACAGCAGGCGGAGCACGGTGTGGTCACCATCGATAATAGCGGTAAATGGAGCTACCGGGCCGAGGACTCTTTTACCGGCGAGGACAGAGCGACGATACTGGTCGAGGACGGTAACGGCGGAAGCGTAACCCAGACACTCGGCTTTGCGGTCCAATCCGAAGAGGAGCAGGGGCTGGCCTACACCGGCGGGGATCTGCTCATCGACAAGGCGCTCGGCGGGACCCTCGCAATGCCGGGAGTGGACAAAGATGCCCTCTCCTTCGGCCGGGTTTCCGATGATCTCGTCATCACGGTCAAAGAGAGCGGGACGGTGACGGTGCAAAACTACTTCACCGATACCGAAACGGGTGTAGAGTCGCTCCTGACCGACCAGGGCGAAATCAACCTCTCCCGGGAGGTGATTGTCAACTCCGGCGGCCTCCCCGCCCCCGGAGAGACGGAAGTGCCGGGCGATGCCGGCCGGCTCGTCGCAGGCGTCACGGGTGCGGGAGAGAGCGAAGGAGAGCCCTCCTCGCCGGATGCTTCCGCCCAGCCCGATGCGCCCCTTCCCCCGGCCGATCCCTCCCAGGCCCCCGAAGAGAGTTCCGGCGTGCCCAATATGCTCGACGGGGCCGGCGGCAGTGATATCCTCATGGGAGGCATGAGTTTCGATATGCTCGCGGGATGGGCCGGAGACGACCTGCTGATAGGCGGCGAGGGGAACGATGTGCTCAGCGGCGGAGAGAGTGATGACAACCTCTACGGTGACGGAGGTGACGATCTCCTGGACGGCGGCAGCGGAGATGACGCATTGATCGGCGGCGGCGGCATTGACACCCTTTACGGCGGCGCGGGTAACGACTGGCTCGCCGGCGGCAGCGGTGAGG
It encodes the following:
- a CDS encoding Ig-like domain-containing protein, producing the protein MTVNLEEDKTVTDKIEAGGYGSLSYSIVDDAENGTFVLQNDGTWSYTPNQDYNGNDAVTVKVTNEYGFSATATIDLAVEAVNDSPVIEKITPVLTHEDAAVVTGKIESYDPDENATASYATAATVAGFALNADGSYSFDPADAAYQSLSKDEVKKIVIAVTVTDDQGATDTKDLLITLVGTNDIPTVTTTSQSFVLKNTRSIDGTTTAGDVDNGDTLSYSVAQQAEHGVVTIDNSGKWSYRAEDSFTGEDRATILVEDGNGGSVTQTLGFAVQSEEEQGLAYTGGDLLIDKALGGTLAMPGVDKDALSFGRVSDDLVITVKESGTVTVQNYFTDTETGVESLLTDQGEINLSREVIVNSGGLPAPGETEVPGDAGRLVAGVTGAGESEGEPSSPDASAQPDAPLPPADPSQAPEESSGVPNMLDGAGGSDILMGGMSFDMLAGWAGDDLLIGGEGNDVLSGGESDDNLYGDGGDDLLDGGSGDDALIGGGGIDTLYGGAGNDWLAGGSGEDYLEGGDGSDTYLFRKGDGADVVADRAQNGGSGLDVVKFGEGVGIEDISFVAEEGDLLVRYGESDTVKIRQAGEEAGRIERMELDDGAYLTSDDIELIVQQINAFTEEKGLDHISNNDVRNNPDLLNIVASAWHR